The following proteins are co-located in the Sulfurovum sp. TSL6 genome:
- a CDS encoding PDC sensor domain-containing protein has translation MQIKEIEEYAQVRAKARAYLCYIIGRHISQTIINGDVSTVLAKLEPLNESIADAEAIYALDGKGIQITENISKNKKLRGIGKGEDRSDRAYYYRTLREHRCSLTEPYPSNVSNEMVVTVSFPIVDDKDNLISIICVDITLPNILRMVHPSSIDSFSGTLSKIAYTAFSLALAGVSLLLFVKGVTAFLHFGMDFSAIDINEMFKATILLTLSLAIFDLVKAIFEEEVLGKEKREGAGEGHQTMIRFLGSIIIALSIEALMLVFKFALTDPAQLEYAVYLISGVALLLVSLSVYVKFNQATIKNKKNSK, from the coding sequence ATGCAGATTAAAGAGATAGAAGAGTATGCACAGGTCCGTGCGAAAGCAAGAGCTTACCTTTGTTATATCATAGGAAGACATATTTCTCAAACTATTATCAATGGTGATGTTTCTACGGTGCTTGCAAAGTTAGAACCGCTTAACGAGAGTATCGCTGATGCAGAAGCGATCTATGCTCTGGACGGTAAAGGCATACAGATCACTGAAAATATCTCTAAGAATAAAAAGCTTAGAGGTATTGGTAAAGGTGAGGATAGAAGTGACAGGGCTTACTATTATAGAACGCTAAGAGAGCATCGTTGTTCCCTAACGGAACCATACCCATCCAATGTAAGTAATGAGATGGTTGTCACTGTATCATTTCCTATTGTAGATGACAAAGATAATTTGATCAGTATTATCTGTGTAGATATCACTTTGCCAAATATTTTACGTATGGTGCATCCAAGTTCTATTGACTCATTTTCGGGAACATTAAGTAAAATTGCATATACCGCTTTCTCTTTAGCACTTGCAGGCGTTTCACTCTTACTCTTTGTCAAAGGTGTTACAGCATTCTTGCATTTCGGAATGGATTTTTCTGCCATTGACATCAATGAAATGTTTAAAGCAACGATCCTTTTGACCCTCTCTCTAGCTATTTTTGATCTGGTCAAAGCGATATTTGAGGAAGAGGTTTTGGGTAAGGAGAAAAGAGAGGGGGCAGGTGAAGGGCACCAGACCATGATACGTTTTTTAGGTTCCATTATCATTGCGCTCTCCATTGAAGCCTTGATGCTTGTCTTTAAGTTTGCACTGACAGATCCAGCTCAGCTAGAGTATGCCGTATATCTTATCTCTGGTGTCGCACTGCTTTTAGTAAGTCTTTCTGTTTACGTGAAGTTTAACCAAGCAACCATTAAGAATAAAAAGAACAGTAAATAG
- a CDS encoding phosphatidylserine decarboxylase, with the protein MAKHFTSILSSAFGKFASKAFSSPVQNFINKGYVKLMGLDMSEFKEPSAYPTLNKLFTRAFETPRALPADKDALISGVDALITDAGPIKEGKAYQIKGMSYSIEKLFGAYHQEAVSKVEGGEFINFYLSPKDYHRYHMPMRLKVKSLTHIPGKHYPVNFPLLRHKVDLFIENERVVIECEDEKGRTQVLVLVAALNVGQMVVTFEEKVRTNSEIREPVHYEYEDFWVERGEFYGWFEMGSTILTFSEKGSIFPEVAINQKVKFTDVLGKVL; encoded by the coding sequence ATGGCTAAACACTTTACCTCCATCCTCTCCAGTGCATTTGGAAAGTTCGCTTCTAAAGCATTCTCATCGCCCGTACAAAATTTTATTAACAAAGGGTATGTAAAACTCATGGGGCTTGATATGAGTGAGTTTAAGGAGCCTAGCGCTTATCCAACACTGAACAAACTCTTTACAAGAGCTTTTGAAACACCTAGAGCATTACCTGCTGATAAAGATGCACTGATCTCGGGTGTGGATGCACTTATCACTGATGCAGGGCCGATCAAAGAAGGTAAAGCCTATCAGATCAAAGGGATGAGTTACAGTATTGAGAAGCTTTTTGGTGCATACCATCAGGAGGCAGTAAGCAAGGTAGAAGGAGGAGAGTTTATCAATTTCTATCTTTCTCCCAAGGATTACCATCGTTATCATATGCCGATGAGACTCAAAGTGAAGTCCCTGACACATATCCCCGGTAAACACTATCCTGTGAACTTTCCATTGCTTCGTCATAAAGTGGACCTGTTCATTGAAAATGAGAGAGTGGTGATTGAGTGTGAAGATGAAAAGGGCAGAACGCAGGTCTTGGTTCTTGTGGCTGCACTTAATGTAGGCCAAATGGTTGTGACCTTTGAAGAAAAAGTGAGAACGAACTCAGAGATAAGAGAACCGGTGCATTATGAATATGAAGATTTTTGGGTAGAGAGGGGAGAGTTCTATGGTTGGTTTGAGATGGGTTCTACTATTTTGACCTTCTCAGAAAAGGGGAGTATCTTCCCGGAAGTAGCGATCAATCAAAAAGTAAAATTTACGGATGTTTTAGGTAAAGTATTATAG
- a CDS encoding exonuclease domain-containing protein, with amino-acid sequence MAKYVLFDTETTGNQEQDRIIQVGAMIVHSKDEIEVFDELCLAPVPISIEAMEVHNITPDLIADKGLYDETDFAVKVQQLNQKENYLIAHNISFDMGMLEKEGFQNHYTLIDTLRCAKHLLPDSPNHRLQYLRYALELYQIEQAEAQKLGITIKAHDAIGDVLVMKLLLSKLVRLTQEKFAGVNPMQKLAELTQTPVIMKTFKFGKYKDREIAEVVNEDRGYITWMRANLDLDEDMTFTLDYYLAS; translated from the coding sequence ATGGCAAAATACGTACTTTTCGATACAGAGACCACAGGAAACCAAGAACAGGACCGCATCATACAGGTAGGTGCGATGATCGTACACAGTAAAGATGAGATCGAAGTGTTTGATGAACTGTGCCTAGCCCCTGTACCCATCAGTATAGAAGCCATGGAAGTACACAACATCACACCAGACCTCATAGCAGATAAGGGTCTCTATGATGAAACTGATTTTGCGGTAAAAGTACAGCAACTCAACCAAAAAGAGAACTATCTTATCGCGCATAATATCTCTTTTGATATGGGCATGCTGGAAAAAGAGGGTTTTCAAAATCACTATACCCTGATAGATACACTGCGTTGTGCCAAGCACCTGCTTCCTGACAGCCCTAATCACAGACTGCAGTATCTGCGATACGCGCTTGAACTCTATCAGATCGAACAGGCAGAAGCGCAAAAACTTGGCATCACTATCAAAGCTCATGATGCAATAGGTGATGTGCTTGTGATGAAACTGCTGCTTTCTAAACTGGTACGTCTGACACAGGAGAAATTTGCAGGAGTCAACCCTATGCAAAAACTGGCTGAACTCACACAAACGCCTGTGATAATGAAAACCTTTAAATTCGGAAAATATAAAGACAGAGAGATCGCTGAAGTCGTGAATGAAGACAGAGGCTACATTACATGGATGAGAGCGAATCTGGACCTGGATGAAGATATGACCTTTACTTTGGACTATTATCTGGCATCATAA
- a CDS encoding diguanylate cyclase, with translation MQKTIFLVLFSYLSLLYGDVQLKVLDLSNSHYEIGESMLEYEDTTAKMTLSEIRHLPSKDFIPLNKPVASHPFTNSAFWYQFKAINKEDKPLSRLIIFEPAWLDSVNVTVISSKGEVRTYQGGNIYPYSKRALDHYLINFEPLFEPGISTVYVQVKTRDPFIFAMSVMDKASFLAEQADASMYIGLVYGGIVAMLFYNLFLYFGVKARYYAHYVLFLVAFFAMNASYNGYTFMYLFPHWPTVQNWAQSTSIYFYVVTALLFARSFLNFVKYHHTLYIITTFLIFGIVGVAVLSAMIGGYHYHVMLSIISILLISVYLFGIALYSLLTGNHSARFFLLGTASGLIGAFITALTVMSYIPYTYLTYKANDIGMYIDVVLLSMALADRMKMTQEKRIIAEKEAKTDILTGLYNRRAYYEISHKEFNRLLRHNRCLSIIMFDIDHFKEINDTYGHDAGDNVLKAVAKIVKGVIREYDYAFRMGGDEFLVLLPETNEKQALFLAERIRKRVATKKFTDKDNTFFITASFGISQYNHIERSIETIVRRADKALYHVKESGRNRVKALDKFIRV, from the coding sequence ATGCAAAAAACAATTTTTTTAGTACTTTTTTCTTATCTTTCCCTTCTCTATGGAGATGTACAGTTAAAGGTACTGGACCTTTCAAACTCACACTATGAAATCGGTGAATCGATGCTTGAGTATGAGGATACGACTGCGAAGATGACATTATCCGAGATACGCCATCTTCCTTCTAAAGATTTTATACCACTCAATAAACCCGTAGCAAGCCATCCCTTTACAAATTCAGCATTTTGGTATCAGTTCAAAGCGATCAATAAAGAAGACAAACCTCTATCCAGACTTATCATCTTTGAACCAGCCTGGCTTGACTCAGTGAACGTTACTGTCATATCTTCAAAAGGAGAAGTCAGAACCTATCAGGGAGGAAACATCTATCCTTATTCAAAAAGGGCACTCGATCACTATCTTATCAATTTTGAACCACTGTTTGAACCGGGTATATCTACCGTATATGTTCAAGTGAAAACAAGAGATCCTTTTATTTTTGCAATGTCTGTTATGGATAAAGCATCATTTTTAGCCGAACAGGCTGATGCGTCGATGTATATCGGTTTGGTGTATGGTGGTATTGTTGCCATGCTCTTCTATAATCTTTTTCTCTATTTTGGTGTGAAAGCCCGTTACTATGCTCATTATGTACTCTTCCTGGTCGCCTTTTTTGCGATGAATGCTTCTTATAACGGCTATACTTTTATGTACCTCTTTCCTCATTGGCCTACCGTGCAAAACTGGGCACAGTCTACCTCGATCTATTTTTATGTAGTGACCGCACTGCTTTTTGCAAGATCATTTTTAAACTTTGTGAAATACCATCATACCCTTTACATCATCACAACGTTCCTGATCTTTGGTATCGTTGGTGTAGCAGTACTCTCAGCTATGATCGGTGGCTATCATTATCATGTGATGCTTTCAATCATATCCATACTGTTGATCAGTGTTTATCTTTTTGGTATCGCTCTGTACAGTTTACTCACGGGGAACCATTCTGCCCGATTTTTTCTTCTGGGTACTGCCAGTGGTTTGATCGGTGCTTTTATTACTGCACTGACGGTCATGTCGTATATCCCGTATACCTATCTGACCTATAAGGCCAATGACATTGGTATGTATATCGATGTGGTTCTGCTTTCTATGGCACTGGCAGATCGTATGAAAATGACACAGGAGAAAAGGATCATCGCAGAAAAAGAGGCAAAAACAGATATCTTAACAGGGCTCTATAACCGCAGAGCATATTATGAGATATCACATAAAGAGTTTAACCGTCTCTTACGGCACAATAGATGTCTCTCGATCATTATGTTTGATATCGACCATTTTAAAGAGATCAATGATACCTATGGTCATGATGCAGGAGACAATGTATTGAAAGCTGTAGCAAAGATCGTAAAAGGTGTGATCCGGGAATATGATTATGCTTTTAGAATGGGTGGTGATGAGTTTTTGGTTTTATTGCCTGAAACCAATGAAAAACAAGCCTTGTTCCTTGCTGAACGTATCAGAAAAAGAGTAGCCACTAAAAAGTTCACAGATAAAGATAATACGTTCTTTATCACTGCCAGTTTTGGTATCAGCCAATATAACCATATTGAAAGAAGCATAGAGACGATTGTAAGAAGAGCCGATAAAGCCCTTTACCATGTCAAAGAGAGCGGAAGAAATAGGGTGAAAGCTTTAGATAAATTCATCAGAGTGTGA